The genome window tttgtaGATGAGACATATTTGGACTCTTTGGAAATGTAATCTTATGCTTTACTCTTAGAttgtaaattaagtttgaattgttggTTGGAAATGGAACTTTTATGTTAATTTCGAGGCTTAAACGGCAATTTCAAGAACGTTAGTAAgggagtcctggcgagagttgggcaggcggtccgccaaatccTTGGGTACGTGCTAGGGGGAAGTGTGGTCGTCAAAGGCTCTATGAGTTCAAGGTCATGCCATTTGGACTAACCGATGCCCCTACCACATTCCAAAgcttaatgaaccatgtgtttaAGTATCAACTGAGGaagttttttttggttttttttatgACATACTGGCGTACAACCCAACTATGCAGGAACATTTGAAGCATGTTACAGAGGTTCTGAATATTCTAAGGCAGCATCAACTATATGCTAAGAAAAATCAATGCGCCTTCAATCAGTTGCAAGTGGAGTACCTTGGGCATATCATATCAATTGAAGGGGTAGAAGCTGACCCTAGGAAGGTAGAAAGTATGATTAAGTGGcttaaaccagaaaatgtaaaatagTTGAAAGGATTTTTTGGCCTAACTGGGTATTGTAAGAGGTTTGTTAAAAGATATGAGAGTATAACTAGGCCATTGATTACACTGTTAAAGAACGATAACTTCCAATGGGAGGCAGAAGCTGAGGAAGCATTTCAGAACCTCAAACTGGCCATATGTAGTACACCTGTATTGGCTCTACCTGATTTCACTCAATCCTTTGTGATAGAAACTGATGCTTGCTACAATGGAATAGAAGCAGTTCTAATGCAGAATAGAAGACCCTTGGCTTTCATTAGTCAGggattgggaccaaaaaatcTTGGGTAATCCAACTATAAGAAGGAGTTGCTAGCTCTAGTTACAGTAGTCACCAAGTAGAGACACTACTTAGAAGGTCATCACTTTATTATTAACACTGATCATCAGAGCTTGAAGTACTTACTGGAGCAAAGGATCACCATCCCCTTGCAGTAGAAGTGGCTAACCAAACTCATGGGACTAAGCTATGAAATTCACTACAGGAAAGGTAAGGAGAATGTAGTGGCAAATGCATTATCCAGAAGGAGTGGTGAAGACTTGGAGTGTACTGCAATAACAAATGTGGTTCCCGAGTGGGTCAAGGAGGTGATAGAGAACTATGAAGGAGATGAATAGGCACAAAACATTATCAAAGAAGTGGTATTGACTCTGGAAAATATTTCTAACTTTAGTTACTAGAATGGTGTGCTGAAGTTCAATGGTAGAGTGATAGTGGGATTAGGGAGAAATATAAGGAGGAATTTAATCACCACTCTCCATGATTCACAACTGGGGGGACATTCTAGCATACAAGCAAGTTTCATGAGGGCCAAGCAGATGTTCTACTGGCCAAGGATGTATAAAGAGATCAAGGCAACAGTATTGGAACGTGATGTATGTAGAAAATGTAAGGATGAGCACGTGGCATATCCAGGGTTGCTACAGCCCTTACCAATCCCACAGTATCCTTAGAGCCATGTGACTATGGATTTCATTGAGGGGTTACCTAATCCTAAAGGGAAGAACACCATCATGGTAGTAGTTGATAAGTACACCAAATATGCACACTTTTTGAGTTCATCACACCCTTTTGATGCCCTAAAGATTGTCAGGTTATTGATTGATGGTATAACTAAGCTACATGGAGTAGCCCATAGTATGTTATCAAATAGGGATAGAATTTTTTTAGTCAATTCTGGAGTGAACTGTTTACCCTGCTGAGAGCTAAGTTGGATCTCATCACAACTTACCACCCTCAGTCTGATAGCCAAACTGAAAGAGTGAACTAGGTCTTGGAGATGTATCTCAGATGCTTTTCGCATTTAGAGCCAAAGAAGTGGAATCATTGGTTGTTTTTAGCTGAGTAGTAGTATAATACCACCTACTATATAGCAATACAGATGACCCCTTTTTTGCCATTGTATGGCATGTCACTACTACAACTAGCTCTGGGACCATACACTCAAGTTAGAGTGGCTGTTGTTGGGGACTCTGTGAGGGATAGACAAAAGATTGAAACTACACTAAAGTAGAACTTGAAACAGGCTCAGACAAGGATGAAAAGATATGCTGATGAAAGGAGGAGTGAAAGGGAATTTGAAGTAGGAAATAGGGTGTATTTGAGGCTACAACCCTACAAGCAGAGTTAAGTAGCAACAAGGAGTAACACCAAATTGTCAGCTAAATATTACGAGCCCTATATTGTAGAGGAAAGGATTGGGAAGATAGCGTACAGGTTGGgtgatgagcaaccctaggggaagaccctcctagaccctcccaaccttataattatcagagttggatcttttctcccaatggaaattgaactcgattgttctcatgaactcaagacctctgatacacaaaggtaatcagcaaccttaagcaaatatgatggatgaagagacaccacgattagggaacaaactaatcgataaagtctgatttgaatcctaagttatgaactcaagaattcaagagtaagttcgaataagaacttgaaggaaaattcctcacaaTTTCTAGTTGTAATAATCTGTCTTTCACTCATACAATAtgtgccttttataggctaaaactagggcaaatccggcccacataaacctggaataggaattcggtccgcataacgAGCCAGCTCTTTAAAGCTTctcgataaggcccaataagtaataaaaatactcaacgactaacaactactaaactaggcagtcttaaaacaactaccaactaagctaacaagtatgagatcattctttcacttcaaacatacaagtgaacaaggtaacttcatggtccatcaaatcttcaaacttagcttgctccttacttatatggtgaatgatcaaggctcgtaaagcttccttcaccttcttggatcttgatcttgtcatcggaccaccaatgttgaccaaagggtccttgacccaaggttgaagttgttgcACACCCGTATCTGCATCATTCCCTCTCTCCTCGAAAtgattcgtcctcgaatcttcaaagtctgtaTCAAAATCAAAAGGGGATAGGTCAGACACATTAAAAGATGCGCTTATGCCATATTTACTTGAAAGTTCCAATTTGTAGGCATTGTCGTTTATCCTTTCTAGGACACGAAAAGGTCCATCTCCTCTTGGATGTAACTTGGTCCGTCAAGATGCTGGAAACCTTTCCTTCCTCATGTGCACCTAAACCCAATCACCAGGTTTGAATACAACATGCTTTCTACCCTTATTCACATGTTGTGCATATTgcgcatttttcttctcaatttgagctcgaactctCTCATGCAAGGTCTGAACAGCCtctgcctttttgacaccatctgcgcttaaacactcatcaacaggaataggtgataaatctaGAGGAGTTAGCGGTGAAACCCATtaacaatttcaaaaggagaaTGAGTAGTTCGGTTATATGCAAACTCGGCAATAGGCAAACATTCTTCCCACTTTTTCAAGTTCTTTTGAACAATGGCTCGAAGTAAAGCACCAAGGGTTCAATTGGTTATCTCAGTCTGACCATCCATTTGaggatgactagaagtagaaaatagcaacttAGTTCCCAACTTTCCCCAAAGTGATTTCCAGAAATAGTTTAAGAATTTCACTTTCCTATCACTTACAATAGTACGCGGTACCCCATGTATTCTAACCACGTCCTTGAAGAATAAATTAGCAACATGGCGcgcatcatttgttttcctacaaGAGATAAAGTGAGCCATTTTAAAAAATCTATCCACTACAACAAAGATATTATCCATACCTCTAGAAGATCTTGGTAAACCaagtacaaaatccatggataaGTCTGTCCAAGGAGCATGAGGTACGGGTAAAGGAGTGTACAATCCATGAGGATTACTCCTTGCCCTTGCCTGCTTACACTTTAAACACTTATCACAAATGTTAGCAATGTCACGCCTCATTTTaggccaatagaagtgttcaTGCAAAATGTCAAGAGTTTTATCAATGCCGAAATGTCCCATCAACCCTCTGCCATGGGCTTCTCTAACAAGTAATTCCCTAAGTGAACAGTTGGGAATACATAGGcaattttctttgaacaagaaACCGTCATGCCTATAAAACTTTTGAAACGCAGCATGTGCACAAGCttgaaacacattagaaaaatcgtcatcatgtgcatacaagtctttaatgtgctcaaaacTAAGTAACTTAGTGCTCATGGTAGTGATCAAGGTATACCTCCTAGACAATGCATCAACAACAacattttctttccctttcttatacttaatgatatatggaaaggaatcaataaatgcaatccatttaGCATGTCTTTTATGTAACTTACCTTGACCCTTaaggaatttaattgattcatgatCAATATGTATCACAAATTTGTTAGGCATAAGATAATGCTGCCATACTTCAAGGGCACACACAATAGCATACAATTATTTATCATAAGTAGGGTAATTAAGAGCTCCCCCACTCAACTTCTCACTGAAATATGCCAAGAGTCTATTATTTTGATGTAAGACAGCCCCTATGCCAATCCcactagcatcacattcaacttcaaacGTCAAATCAAAATTAGGCAAAGCAAGAATAGGTGCTGAAGTTAACAAATTCTTAAACTTATGAAATGACTCTTCTTGCTCTCTTCCCCATTGAAACCCCACATTCTTTTTAATTATGTCATTTAAAGGTGCTACAATAGTACTAAAGTCTTTAACAAATCTCCTATAGAAActtgcaagaccatgaaaagaccTTACCTGAGACACATTGGTTGGAGTCGGCCACTCCATGATGACCTTTATCTTGGCGGGGTCAACACTTATGCCATTTGcaccaacaatataaccaagaaagttaactACAGGAGTGCAAAAGACACATTTTTCCATGTTAGCAAATAGCCTATTTTCACGCAAGGTACTTAAAACAAGTCGCAAATGctcaacatgctcatctaaagacttgctaaagatcaatgtatcatcaaaataaacaacaacaaacttcccaagaaaatcccttaaaacatggttcattaatctcatgaaagtacttggagcgtttgttaagccaaaaggcattacaagccactcataaagaccatactttgttttgaaagcagttttctaTTCGTCTCCTtcctttatccttatttgatgataaccagatcttaaatcaattttagtgaaaatgattgctccatgcaattcttctaacatatcatctagTTTAGGAATAGGATAACGATACTTaacagtaattttattaattgcacgaCAATCTGTACACATTCTCTAAGTCTCTTCTTTCTTAGGCACTAAAATAATTGGAACTGCACAAGAACTAAGAGATTCATGAATCTGTTCTTTTTCAAGGAGGGAGTCGACTTGCCTTTgaatttcctttgtttcctccggATTTGCTCTATAGGCTGGTCGATTTGGTAGAATTGCTCCAAGAACAAAGTCGATCTGATGTTCAATGTCTCGAATTGGAGGTAATCCTTTCGGTAGTTCCTCTGGAAACACATCCttaaattcctgcaaaagagagtagATTGCATTAGAAAGAGAATCGGTTATGCCTAGTgcgtaaaaagaaaaataatcagCTTCCCTGTACAGAAGTACTATGAGAAGACTTTGTGCATTCAAAACCCTATCTATCTCACGCACACTTGCATAGAAGctcatttttttcactttcaaactCTCGGTCTCACTAAGTTTTTTTCcactcaaattttctttttcactcaACTTGACCTctactttctttttcccctcatcTTCTCTCATATTTGGCTTTTTCTTTGCCTCTCTCGGttgccttttctttctctcttttcttaaaTACAATTGTTTTTCATACACTTGTGTAGGTGTCAAGGGTAAAAGAGTGATTTTGAGGTTGTCCATAATGAACTTATACTTATTGGTGAATCCAATATGATCAACCGTCTATCATACTCCCAAGGACGCCCTAACAAGACATGACTAGCATGTATAGGAATTACATCACATAAAACTtgattcttgtatcgatcaataGAAAAAGCAATCAAGGCCTGTTTGATCACCTTGACTTTCCCCCCATCATTTAACCAAGACAATCTATATGGTTTAGAATGGTAAGTCCAGGGAATGTGTTTTTGCTCAACAAAATCAGTGGCTACACAATTAGTACAAGAGCCACTATCAATGATCATAA of Coffea arabica cultivar ET-39 chromosome 5c, Coffea Arabica ET-39 HiFi, whole genome shotgun sequence contains these proteins:
- the LOC140007244 gene encoding uncharacterized mitochondrial protein AtMg00860-like, producing MQEHLKHVTEVLNILRQHQLYAKKNQCAFNQLQVEYLGHIISIEGVEADPRKRFVKRYESITRPLITLLKNDNFQWEAEAEEAFQNLKLAICSTPVLALPDFTQSFVIETDACYNGIEAVLMQNRRPLAFISQGLGPKNLGKGKENVVANALSRRSGEDLECTAITNVVPEWVKEVIENYEGDE